From one Catenuloplanes nepalensis genomic stretch:
- a CDS encoding globin, producing MATGEETSFYEAVGGEPTFRKLVDRFYEGIATDPLLRPMYPEGDLGPASDRMRLFLMQYWGGPTTYSDERGHPRLRMRHAPFVVDAAARDAWLRNMRVAVDSLALPKEQHDQLWQYLERAAYFMVNKMD from the coding sequence GTGGCTACCGGTGAAGAGACGAGTTTCTACGAGGCGGTCGGCGGCGAGCCGACGTTCCGGAAGCTGGTCGACAGGTTCTACGAGGGCATCGCGACCGACCCGCTGCTCCGGCCGATGTACCCGGAGGGCGACCTCGGCCCGGCCTCCGACCGCATGCGGCTGTTCCTGATGCAGTACTGGGGCGGTCCCACGACCTACTCGGACGAGCGCGGCCATCCCCGGCTCCGCATGCGGCACGCGCCGTTCGTGGTGGACGCGGCCGCGCGGGACGCCTGGCTGCGCAACATGCGCGTGGCCGTCGACTCGCTGGCTCTGCCGAAGGAGCAGCACGACCAGCTCTGGCAGTACCTGGAGCGGGCCGCCTACTTCATGGTCAACAAGATGGATTAG
- a CDS encoding YbjN domain-containing protein, producing MPWWSWRPGHAGGGEPESRGGTSTDSKVRMGVTPPAQREPERLSVPTVELAPAVAPVTLRRVGEALDMLDVRYLADGDGSLLAMWERHAVLFTLEGPEDEILVMRARPHSTVPPDWADRAYRVVNEWNHTRRFCKAYVGDPTERGQLPIYAELQVPLGSGAHDALLVEMLDCGAAVATSFVDWLHDEGALL from the coding sequence ATGCCGTGGTGGTCATGGCGCCCCGGTCACGCCGGTGGCGGCGAGCCGGAGTCCCGAGGTGGAACGTCGACGGACAGCAAGGTCCGCATGGGGGTGACCCCACCGGCCCAGCGAGAGCCCGAGAGATTATCGGTCCCCACCGTCGAGCTGGCGCCCGCGGTCGCGCCCGTGACGCTGCGCCGGGTCGGCGAGGCGCTCGACATGCTGGACGTGCGCTACCTCGCCGACGGCGACGGCAGCCTGCTGGCCATGTGGGAGCGGCACGCGGTGCTGTTCACGCTCGAGGGCCCCGAGGACGAGATCCTCGTGATGCGCGCCCGGCCACACTCCACCGTCCCGCCGGACTGGGCCGACCGGGCATACCGCGTGGTCAACGAGTGGAACCACACCCGCCGCTTCTGCAAGGCCTATGTCGGCGATCCCACCGAGCGCGGCCAGCTCCCGATCTACGCCGAGCTCCAGGTCCCGCTCGGCTCCGGCGCCCACGACGCCCTCCTCGTGGAGATGCTCGACTGCGGCGCGGCCGTCGCCACCTCCTTCGTCGACTGGCTCCACGACGAGGGCGCGCTGCTCTAG
- a CDS encoding alpha,alpha-trehalose-phosphate synthase (UDP-forming) — protein MAERSSFVVVANRLPVDEVTTPEGRQWRPSPGGLVTALHPVLVRERGTWIGWAGGTGDAPEPFELEGINIHPVPLSAQELERYYEGQSNATIWPLYHDAVETPAYKRSWRETYRAVNQRFAKAAAEVAAEGAVVWVQDYQLQLVPAMLRELRPDLKIGFFLHIPFPPIELFMQMPFRTEILRGLLGADLVGFQQRLAAQNFVRLARHLLGLRYEGQMIQVDGRQVKAGAFPISIDTAQMEQLAADPAIQARAKEIRGELGNPKTVILGVDRLDYTKGIELRLKAFRELLADGKLTVPEAVMVQVATPSRERVEHYQALRVKVEREVGRINGEFGRVGVPAVHYLHQSYSRSELAALYSAADVMMVTPLRDGMNLVAKEYVASRADTGGALVLSEFAGAATELRQAFLCNPHDPEGVKEVLLRAVNIEPAEARRRIRVMQRHLRTHDVEHWARSFLNELGVPEAA, from the coding sequence GTGGCTGAGCGTAGTTCCTTCGTCGTCGTCGCCAACCGCCTGCCCGTGGACGAGGTGACCACCCCGGAGGGGCGCCAGTGGCGGCCGAGCCCCGGCGGACTGGTCACCGCGCTGCACCCGGTGCTCGTGCGCGAGCGCGGCACCTGGATCGGCTGGGCCGGTGGCACCGGCGACGCCCCGGAGCCCTTCGAACTCGAGGGCATCAACATCCACCCCGTGCCGCTGAGCGCACAGGAGCTGGAGCGTTACTACGAGGGCCAGTCGAACGCGACGATCTGGCCGCTCTATCACGACGCGGTCGAGACCCCGGCGTACAAGCGCTCCTGGCGCGAGACCTACCGGGCCGTCAACCAGCGCTTCGCGAAGGCGGCGGCCGAGGTCGCGGCCGAAGGTGCGGTCGTCTGGGTGCAGGACTACCAGTTGCAGCTGGTCCCGGCCATGCTGCGCGAGCTGCGCCCGGACCTCAAGATCGGCTTCTTCCTGCACATCCCGTTCCCCCCGATCGAGCTGTTCATGCAGATGCCGTTCCGCACGGAGATCCTGCGCGGGCTGCTCGGCGCGGACCTGGTCGGCTTCCAGCAGCGGCTCGCCGCGCAGAACTTCGTCCGCCTGGCCCGGCACCTGCTCGGCCTGCGCTACGAGGGCCAGATGATCCAGGTCGACGGCCGCCAGGTGAAGGCCGGCGCGTTCCCGATCTCGATCGACACCGCGCAGATGGAACAGCTGGCGGCGGACCCGGCGATCCAGGCGCGGGCCAAGGAGATCCGCGGCGAGCTGGGCAACCCGAAGACGGTGATCCTGGGCGTCGACCGGCTCGACTACACCAAGGGCATCGAACTGCGGCTCAAGGCGTTCCGCGAACTGCTCGCTGACGGAAAGCTGACAGTTCCGGAGGCGGTCATGGTGCAGGTCGCCACGCCGAGCCGAGAGCGAGTCGAGCACTACCAGGCGCTACGAGTCAAGGTTGAGCGCGAGGTCGGGCGGATCAACGGCGAGTTCGGACGGGTGGGCGTGCCCGCGGTCCACTATCTCCACCAGTCGTACAGTCGCAGTGAACTGGCCGCGCTCTACAGCGCGGCCGACGTCATGATGGTTACCCCTCTGCGAGACGGAATGAATCTGGTGGCCAAGGAGTACGTCGCATCGCGCGCCGACACCGGTGGCGCGTTGGTGCTCAGCGAGTTCGCGGGTGCCGCGACCGAGCTGCGTCAAGCGTTTCTGTGCAACCCGCACGACCCCGAGGGCGTCAAGGAGGTGCTGCTGCGCGCCGTGAACATCGAGCCGGCCGAGGCCCGTCGCCGGATCCGCGTCATGCAGCGCCACCTGCGCACCCACGACGTCGAGCACTGGGCTCGCTCGTTCCTCAACGAGCTCGGCGTTCCGGAGGCGGCGTGA
- a CDS encoding PKD domain containing protein — translation MRRRLLAALALAAFTTAAGMMPASADMAQPSVVSANPVDYTPHIKDGTVWSAVVVGDTVVVGGNFTSVTDRTGKRTYPRRHLFAFGLRDGVVRDFAPQVDGPVYAVTAGADGSIYLGGAFKSVNGVPQRGLGKVSLATGRAVAGFKAAINWGDVRSLGLAGGRLYAGGTFSAVNGVARTALARMSPSTGAVDKGFDAKLTAPGKDRPRVESFDISPDGRKLVAVGVIGRAGVKDRTQLVMLDVAGPGAVVSDWYTDAFKPNCRDGFQTYMRQIKFSPEGSYFVVVTTGRENHRQKLCDTASRWETAGTGRRAPTWRNHTGGDSLYAVAVTGSAVYVGGHQRWMSNPGGHEFAGPGAIKREGIAALDPRTGRTLPWNPGRDRGVGVRSFVSTGAGLLVGSDTTRLAGEYHGRIGLFPRP, via the coding sequence ATGCGACGCCGTCTGCTCGCCGCGCTCGCGCTGGCCGCGTTCACCACCGCCGCCGGAATGATGCCGGCCAGCGCCGACATGGCCCAGCCGTCCGTGGTCTCGGCCAACCCGGTCGACTACACCCCGCACATCAAGGACGGCACGGTCTGGTCGGCCGTGGTCGTCGGCGACACCGTGGTGGTGGGCGGCAACTTCACCTCGGTCACCGACCGCACCGGCAAGCGAACCTACCCGCGGCGGCACCTCTTCGCGTTCGGCCTGCGCGACGGCGTGGTCCGCGACTTCGCACCACAGGTCGACGGCCCGGTGTACGCGGTCACGGCCGGCGCGGACGGCAGCATCTACCTGGGCGGCGCGTTCAAGAGCGTCAACGGCGTGCCACAGCGCGGCCTCGGCAAGGTCTCGCTGGCCACCGGCCGTGCCGTGGCCGGTTTCAAGGCCGCGATCAACTGGGGTGACGTGCGGTCGCTCGGGCTGGCCGGCGGCCGTCTCTACGCGGGCGGCACGTTCTCGGCGGTCAACGGCGTGGCACGGACCGCGCTGGCCCGGATGAGCCCGTCGACCGGCGCCGTGGACAAGGGCTTCGACGCGAAGCTCACCGCGCCCGGCAAGGACCGGCCCCGGGTCGAGTCCTTCGACATCTCGCCGGACGGCCGCAAGCTGGTCGCGGTCGGCGTGATCGGCCGGGCCGGCGTCAAGGATCGCACCCAGCTGGTGATGCTGGACGTGGCCGGTCCGGGCGCGGTCGTCAGCGACTGGTACACGGACGCGTTCAAGCCGAACTGCCGGGACGGCTTCCAGACCTACATGCGGCAGATCAAGTTCTCGCCGGAGGGCAGTTACTTCGTGGTGGTCACCACCGGCCGGGAGAACCACCGCCAGAAGCTCTGCGACACCGCGAGCCGCTGGGAGACCGCCGGCACCGGCCGCCGCGCGCCGACCTGGCGGAACCACACCGGCGGCGACTCGCTCTACGCGGTCGCGGTGACCGGCAGCGCGGTCTACGTCGGCGGCCACCAGCGCTGGATGAGCAACCCGGGCGGGCACGAGTTCGCCGGGCCCGGTGCGATCAAGCGCGAGGGCATCGCCGCGCTCGACCCGCGCACCGGCCGCACGCTGCCCTGGAATCCCGGCCGCGACCGCGGCGTCGGCGTCCGCTCGTTCGTCTCCACCGGCGCCGGCCTCCTGGTCGGCTCCGACACCACCCGCCTCGCCGGCGAATACCACGGCCGCATCGGATTGTTCCCCCGGCCCTGA
- a CDS encoding MFS transporter, translating into MSAPDHDRPATYREVFSHREFRVVYGAVALSNLADPMAKAAITLLVFQRTGSVALSALAFAVSYLPWLIGGPLLSTLADRYPYRTVIGVTLVFRAALFLIVAIFHWPGAVLVAALFLSTLSAAPEQAARSALLPRALPKDRLVVGLSLIGGLNQITQIAGYVVGAALAGISTQLVLFLTATLFAGAAAVVLLGLRGWSATGTDAEHGTLLGGMSQGFGLVFGRAELRSIAILLFCAMFFVAVPEGLAAAWASELVADDERGITQGLIMAATPLGFVAGSLIVGRLVRPSRRRALIRPAAIVAPLTLVPAFFEPSVIVVVLMVAACGFAVGGVLPPAQGLFAMVVPDGFRARAYGVMQTGVTLMQGAGVALTGLLAERFPLPGVVSSWSLAGVLVMVGVSLRWPSEQRFDAAIAAAAEREPQPGRV; encoded by the coding sequence GTCGTCTACGGCGCGGTCGCGCTCTCCAACCTCGCCGATCCGATGGCCAAGGCCGCGATCACGCTGCTGGTCTTCCAGCGGACCGGCTCGGTGGCGCTCTCCGCGCTCGCGTTCGCGGTCAGCTACCTGCCCTGGCTGATCGGCGGCCCGCTGCTGAGCACGCTGGCCGACCGCTACCCCTATCGCACCGTCATCGGCGTCACGCTGGTCTTCCGGGCCGCGCTGTTCCTGATCGTCGCGATCTTCCACTGGCCGGGCGCGGTGCTGGTCGCGGCGCTGTTCCTGAGCACGCTCTCGGCCGCGCCGGAGCAGGCCGCCCGGTCCGCGCTGTTGCCCCGCGCGCTGCCGAAGGACCGGCTCGTGGTCGGCCTGTCACTGATCGGCGGCCTCAACCAGATCACCCAGATCGCGGGTTACGTGGTGGGAGCCGCCCTCGCCGGGATCAGCACCCAGCTGGTGCTGTTCCTCACGGCCACGCTCTTCGCCGGCGCCGCCGCGGTCGTGCTGCTCGGCCTGCGCGGCTGGTCCGCCACCGGCACCGACGCGGAGCACGGCACGCTGCTCGGCGGCATGAGCCAGGGCTTCGGGCTGGTCTTCGGGCGCGCTGAGCTGCGGTCGATCGCGATCCTGCTGTTCTGTGCGATGTTCTTCGTGGCCGTGCCGGAAGGGCTCGCCGCGGCCTGGGCCAGCGAGCTGGTGGCGGACGATGAGCGCGGCATCACCCAGGGCCTGATCATGGCGGCCACGCCGCTCGGGTTCGTGGCCGGCAGCCTGATCGTGGGCCGGCTGGTCCGGCCGTCGCGGCGGCGCGCGCTGATCCGCCCGGCCGCGATCGTGGCGCCGCTGACGCTGGTCCCGGCCTTCTTCGAGCCGTCCGTGATCGTGGTGGTGCTGATGGTGGCGGCCTGCGGCTTCGCGGTCGGCGGCGTGCTGCCGCCGGCCCAGGGCCTGTTCGCCATGGTCGTGCCGGACGGCTTCCGCGCCCGGGCGTACGGCGTGATGCAGACCGGCGTGACGCTCATGCAGGGCGCGGGCGTGGCGCTGACCGGCCTGCTGGCCGAGCGGTTCCCGCTGCCCGGAGTGGTCAGCTCGTGGAGCCTGGCGGGCGTGCTGGTGATGGTCGGGGTGAGCCTGCGCTGGCCGAGCGAGCAGCGCTTCGACGCGGCGATCGCGGCCGCGGCCGAGCGGGAGCCGCAACCCGGCCGCGTCTGA
- a CDS encoding acyl-CoA thioesterase, giving the protein MGVRFVHHCALRWSDMDAYGHVNNTRFLTLYEEARVAFIYVLAKERGGPSLVDDGTVIARHEVDYLRPVVYRTHASEAPPPPPHVRIELWIENVRGAQFTVVYELFDGDVLASRARTVCVLFDLAGQRPRRMTAWERDFFSRYEVAA; this is encoded by the coding sequence ATGGGCGTGCGCTTCGTCCACCACTGCGCGCTCCGCTGGTCGGACATGGACGCATACGGCCACGTCAACAACACCCGCTTCCTGACGCTGTACGAGGAGGCGCGGGTCGCGTTCATCTACGTGCTGGCGAAGGAGCGGGGCGGCCCGTCGCTGGTCGACGACGGCACGGTGATCGCCCGCCACGAGGTCGACTATCTGCGGCCGGTGGTCTACCGCACGCACGCGAGCGAGGCACCGCCACCGCCGCCGCACGTGCGCATCGAGTTGTGGATCGAGAACGTGCGCGGCGCCCAGTTCACCGTGGTCTACGAGTTGTTCGACGGCGACGTGCTGGCCAGCCGCGCCCGTACCGTGTGCGTGCTCTTCGACCTGGCCGGCCAGCGTCCGCGCCGGATGACGGCCTGGGAGCGAGATTTCTTCAGCCGGTACGAGGTGGCGGCGTGA
- the ettA gene encoding energy-dependent translational throttle protein EttA, whose amino-acid sequence MAQYIYVLEKARKAHGDKVVLDNVTLSFLPGAKIGVVGPNGAGKSSLLKIMAGLDRPSNGEARLMPGYTVGMLAQEPPLNEEKDVLGNIEEAVAETKAKLARFNAIAEEMATNYTDELMEEMGKLQEQLDHADAWDIDAQLQLAMDALRCPPADADVTQLSGGERRRVALCKLLLEAPDLLLLDEPTNHLDAESVQWLEQHLAKYAGTVLAITHDRYFLDNVAGWILELDRGRAIGYEGNYSTYLEKKAARLAVEGRKDAKMKKRLSEELEWVRSNAKARQTKSRSRLDRYEEMAAEAEKTRKLDFEEIQIPPGPRLGSTVIEVNGLTKGFDGRTLIDNLSFSLPRNGIVGIIGPNGVGKTTLFKTIVGLEQPDDGGVRVGETVKLSYVDQNRSGLDGDKSLWEVVSDGLDHMMVGKVEMPSRAYVAAFGFKGPDQQKATKILSGGERNRLNLALTLKIGGNVILLDEPTNDLDVETLSSLENALLEFPGCAVVISHDRMFLDRVATHILAWEGDDENPARWFWFEGNFDAYEKNKVDRLGADAARPHAVTYRKLTRD is encoded by the coding sequence GTGGCCCAGTACATCTACGTCCTGGAAAAGGCGCGTAAGGCGCACGGCGACAAGGTCGTGCTCGACAACGTGACGCTGAGCTTCCTGCCCGGTGCCAAGATCGGTGTGGTCGGCCCGAACGGCGCCGGTAAGTCCAGCCTGCTGAAGATCATGGCGGGGCTGGACCGGCCGAGCAACGGCGAGGCTCGCCTGATGCCGGGCTACACGGTCGGCATGCTGGCGCAGGAGCCCCCGCTGAACGAGGAGAAGGACGTCCTCGGCAACATCGAGGAGGCCGTCGCCGAGACCAAGGCGAAGCTCGCGCGCTTCAACGCGATCGCCGAGGAGATGGCGACCAACTACACCGACGAGCTGATGGAGGAGATGGGCAAGCTCCAGGAGCAGCTGGACCACGCGGACGCGTGGGACATCGACGCCCAGCTCCAGCTCGCGATGGACGCGCTGCGCTGCCCGCCGGCCGACGCGGACGTCACCCAGCTCTCCGGTGGTGAGCGCCGCCGCGTCGCGCTGTGCAAGCTGCTGCTCGAGGCGCCCGACCTGCTGCTGCTCGACGAGCCCACCAACCACCTGGACGCGGAGAGCGTGCAGTGGCTGGAGCAGCACCTCGCGAAGTACGCCGGCACCGTCCTGGCGATCACCCACGACCGGTACTTCCTGGACAATGTGGCCGGCTGGATCCTGGAGCTCGACCGCGGCCGGGCGATCGGCTACGAGGGCAACTACTCGACGTACCTGGAGAAGAAGGCGGCGCGTCTGGCGGTCGAGGGCCGCAAGGACGCGAAGATGAAGAAGCGCCTCTCCGAGGAGCTGGAGTGGGTCCGGTCGAACGCGAAGGCGCGCCAGACCAAGTCCCGCTCCCGCCTCGACCGGTACGAGGAGATGGCCGCGGAGGCGGAGAAGACCCGCAAGCTCGACTTCGAGGAGATCCAGATCCCGCCGGGCCCGCGCCTGGGCAGCACGGTGATCGAGGTCAACGGGCTGACCAAGGGCTTCGACGGCCGCACGCTGATCGACAACCTGTCGTTCTCCCTGCCGCGCAACGGCATCGTCGGCATCATCGGCCCGAACGGCGTCGGCAAGACCACGCTGTTCAAGACCATCGTCGGCCTGGAGCAGCCGGACGACGGCGGCGTGCGGGTCGGCGAGACGGTCAAGCTCTCCTACGTCGACCAGAACCGGTCCGGCCTGGACGGCGACAAGTCGCTCTGGGAGGTCGTCTCCGACGGCCTGGACCACATGATGGTCGGCAAGGTCGAGATGCCGTCCCGGGCGTACGTGGCGGCCTTCGGCTTCAAGGGCCCGGACCAGCAGAAGGCCACCAAGATCCTCTCCGGTGGTGAGCGGAACCGGCTGAACCTCGCGCTGACGCTGAAGATCGGCGGCAACGTGATCCTGCTCGACGAGCCGACCAACGACCTGGACGTCGAGACGCTCTCCAGCCTGGAGAACGCGCTGCTGGAGTTCCCCGGCTGCGCCGTGGTCATCTCCCACGACCGGATGTTCCTGGACCGCGTCGCCACCCACATCCTGGCCTGGGAGGGCGACGACGAGAACCCGGCGAGGTGGTTCTGGTTCGAGGGCAACTTCGACGCGTACGAGAAGAACAAGGTCGACCGGCTCGGTGCCGACGCCGCCCGTCCGCACGCGGTGACCTACCGCAAGCTGACCCGCGACTGA
- the otsB gene encoding trehalose-phosphatase, with protein MTSPLDLDLRGPQLDPDLRAAIGRIARVPQLLVACDYDGTLAPIVEDHARAVPLPESVAAIRALAALPQTTVAVVSGRALRDLATLSRLPSEVHLVGSHGSEFDIGFIERLDPELIEVRTRLQMEIRAITGGRAGVRLEAKPASIAVHYRGAEPIVARQVVDAIESGPATWPGVYVKRGKEVLELSVVTTHKGTAIDQLRSQLSASAVLYIGDDVTDEDAFGTLHGPDVGIKIGSGDTKAGFRVGEPIEAARLLALVLQTRRNWLFGEHAVPIERHSMLSNRRTVALITPEAKLTWLCHPRPDASAIFADLLGGNPAGYFSVAPERGGIPLGQRYRPGTMTVETRWSGLTVTDWLDTSVHEDETGELTVATADSTLIRRITGHGRVRLEFAPRPEFGQVAVQLQPASDGLLVLGSNEPVALYSPGVTWTVDSDGGDRDTARAIVDLTQAGGEVTLELRFGSHDLGHTGIPALTRQENAERPWRDWAGTLNLPSVARDLVLRSALTMRGLTHEATGSILAAATTSLPEEVGGVRNWDYRYCWLRDAAMTARALVDLGSLTEAEAFLRWVDGCVERSGGHPERLHPLYTVEGYELGAEAVIDTLPGYAGSRPVRVGNLANHQLQLDIFGPVADLIAAVADARGSVRDEEWGLLESMVQAVERRWHEPDHGIWEARLAPRHHVFSKVMCWMTVDRAVRMVDNHGGDPRPEWAELRDKIGADVLEHGWHSGVGAYSVAYGDEEMDASSLWIGLSGLLPDDDPRFLATVLKIEADLRSGPVVYRYRWDDGLPGREGGFHICTAWLIEAYLRTGRRADAEELFTQMLDTAGPTGLLPEQYDPMAERGLGNHPQAYSHLGLVRCALLLNNVLTPA; from the coding sequence GTGACCTCGCCGCTCGACCTCGACCTCCGGGGTCCTCAGCTCGACCCGGACCTGCGCGCCGCCATCGGGCGGATCGCCCGCGTCCCGCAGCTCCTCGTCGCCTGTGACTACGACGGCACGCTCGCCCCGATCGTGGAGGACCACGCCCGGGCCGTCCCGCTGCCCGAGTCGGTCGCCGCGATCCGCGCGCTCGCCGCGCTGCCGCAGACCACGGTGGCGGTCGTGTCCGGCCGTGCGCTGCGCGACCTGGCCACGCTCTCCCGGCTGCCCAGCGAGGTGCACCTCGTCGGCAGCCACGGCTCCGAGTTCGACATCGGCTTCATCGAGCGGCTCGACCCCGAGCTGATCGAGGTCCGTACCCGGCTGCAGATGGAGATCCGCGCGATCACCGGCGGCCGGGCCGGCGTCCGGCTGGAGGCCAAGCCCGCCAGCATCGCGGTGCACTACCGCGGCGCCGAGCCGATCGTGGCCCGCCAGGTCGTCGACGCGATCGAGTCCGGGCCCGCCACCTGGCCCGGCGTCTACGTCAAGCGCGGCAAGGAGGTGCTGGAGCTCTCCGTGGTCACCACCCACAAGGGCACCGCCATCGACCAGCTGCGCAGCCAGCTCTCCGCCAGCGCGGTGCTCTACATCGGCGACGACGTCACCGACGAGGACGCGTTCGGCACGCTGCACGGCCCGGACGTCGGCATCAAGATCGGCAGTGGCGACACGAAGGCCGGCTTCCGGGTCGGCGAGCCGATCGAGGCGGCCCGGCTGCTCGCGCTCGTGCTGCAGACCCGGCGCAACTGGCTGTTCGGCGAGCACGCGGTGCCGATCGAGCGCCACTCGATGCTCTCCAACCGGCGCACGGTCGCGCTGATCACGCCGGAGGCCAAGCTCACCTGGCTCTGCCACCCGCGCCCGGACGCGTCGGCGATCTTCGCGGACCTGCTCGGCGGCAACCCGGCCGGCTACTTCTCGGTCGCGCCGGAACGCGGGGGCATCCCGCTCGGCCAGCGCTACCGGCCCGGCACCATGACCGTCGAGACCCGCTGGTCCGGCCTCACGGTCACGGACTGGCTGGACACCAGCGTGCACGAGGACGAGACCGGCGAGCTGACCGTCGCGACCGCGGACTCCACGCTGATCCGGCGGATCACCGGCCACGGCCGGGTGCGGCTCGAATTCGCGCCGCGCCCCGAGTTCGGCCAGGTCGCGGTGCAGCTCCAGCCGGCCAGTGACGGCCTGCTGGTGCTCGGCTCCAACGAGCCGGTCGCGCTCTACTCCCCCGGCGTCACCTGGACCGTCGACTCCGACGGCGGTGACCGGGACACCGCCCGCGCGATCGTCGACCTCACCCAGGCCGGCGGCGAGGTCACGCTCGAGCTGCGGTTCGGATCGCATGACCTCGGCCACACCGGCATCCCGGCGCTCACCCGCCAGGAGAACGCGGAACGCCCGTGGCGCGACTGGGCGGGCACGCTCAACCTGCCGTCGGTCGCCCGCGACCTGGTGCTGCGCAGCGCGCTCACCATGCGCGGCCTCACCCACGAGGCGACCGGCTCAATCCTGGCCGCGGCCACCACGTCATTGCCCGAGGAGGTCGGCGGCGTCCGCAACTGGGACTACCGGTACTGCTGGCTCCGCGACGCCGCGATGACCGCCCGCGCGCTGGTCGACCTCGGCTCGCTGACCGAGGCCGAGGCGTTCCTGCGCTGGGTCGACGGCTGCGTCGAGCGCAGCGGCGGCCACCCGGAGCGGCTCCACCCGCTCTACACGGTCGAGGGCTACGAGCTCGGCGCCGAAGCCGTCATCGACACGCTCCCCGGATATGCCGGCTCCCGCCCGGTGCGCGTCGGCAACCTGGCCAACCACCAGCTCCAGCTGGACATCTTCGGCCCGGTCGCCGACCTGATCGCGGCCGTCGCGGACGCCCGCGGCTCGGTCCGCGACGAGGAGTGGGGCCTGCTGGAGTCGATGGTCCAGGCCGTCGAACGCCGCTGGCACGAGCCCGACCACGGCATCTGGGAGGCCCGACTGGCCCCCCGCCACCACGTGTTCTCCAAGGTCATGTGCTGGATGACCGTGGACCGCGCGGTCCGCATGGTCGACAACCACGGCGGCGACCCGCGGCCCGAGTGGGCCGAGCTGCGCGACAAGATCGGGGCGGACGTGCTGGAGCACGGCTGGCACTCCGGCGTCGGCGCGTACTCGGTCGCCTACGGCGACGAGGAGATGGACGCGTCCTCGCTGTGGATCGGCCTCTCCGGCCTGCTCCCCGACGACGACCCGCGCTTCCTCGCCACGGTCCTCAAGATCGAGGCGGATCTGCGCTCCGGCCCGGTCGTCTACCGCTACCGCTGGGACGACGGCCTGCCCGGCCGCGAGGGCGGCTTCCACATCTGCACGGCCTGGCTCATCGAGGCCTACCTCCGCACCGGCCGGCGGGCGGACGCGGAGGAACTCTTCACGCAGATGCTGGACACGGCCGGCCCGACCGGCCTGCTGCCCGAGCAGTACGACCCGATGGCCGAACGAGGGCTCGGCAACCACCCCCAGGCGTACAGCCACCTCGGCCTGGTCCGGTGCGCGCTGCTGCTCAACAACGTCCTCACTCCGGCGTGA